One Rhizobiales bacterium GAS188 DNA window includes the following coding sequences:
- a CDS encoding lytic murein transglycosylase, giving the protein MRAAQALSAAPLIAALAFSAPARAEQDFASCAAGLRAEAGAKGVSSATFDSQFSGLSPDMTVLDLQQQQPEYKTRIWDYLAALVDDQRVADGRAMLSQWRTTLDAVEQRFGVDRHVVVAVWGVESDFGKAIGKRPLVQSLATLACYGQRASYFRGELMATLKIIQAGDVNPAHLVGSWAGAFGHTQFMPSTFQRLAVDMDGNGRRDIVDSVPDALGSTANYLRKSGWVTGASWGFEVTVPDGYRGGSGRGGKRPFSAWKAAGIERADGRAMPSEGAAGLIMPAGRNGPGFLVTRNFDAIYSYNAAESYALAISLLSDRLKGGGPLAGTWPTNDRGLSRAERKEVQTLLTRRGYDVGTPDGAVGAKTRDAIKSYEGKLGLPQTGRPGGVVLDALRAGR; this is encoded by the coding sequence ATGCGGGCCGCGCAAGCCTTGAGCGCAGCGCCGCTGATCGCCGCGCTGGCGTTCTCCGCGCCCGCCCGCGCCGAACAGGATTTCGCGAGCTGCGCCGCCGGGCTGCGAGCCGAGGCCGGCGCCAAAGGCGTCTCCTCGGCGACCTTCGATTCGCAGTTCAGCGGCTTGTCGCCGGACATGACGGTTCTCGACCTGCAGCAGCAGCAGCCCGAGTACAAGACGCGGATCTGGGATTATCTCGCGGCGCTCGTCGATGATCAGCGCGTCGCCGACGGCCGCGCCATGCTGTCGCAATGGCGCACCACGCTCGATGCGGTCGAGCAGCGTTTCGGCGTCGACCGCCATGTGGTGGTCGCCGTCTGGGGCGTTGAATCCGATTTCGGCAAGGCCATCGGCAAGCGCCCTCTGGTGCAATCGCTGGCGACGCTCGCCTGCTACGGCCAGCGCGCCTCGTATTTCCGCGGTGAGCTGATGGCGACGCTCAAGATCATCCAGGCGGGCGACGTCAATCCGGCCCATCTCGTCGGGTCCTGGGCCGGAGCCTTCGGCCATACCCAGTTCATGCCCTCGACCTTCCAGCGGCTCGCCGTCGACATGGATGGCAATGGCCGGCGCGACATCGTCGACTCGGTGCCCGATGCGCTTGGCTCGACCGCGAATTATCTGAGGAAATCGGGCTGGGTCACCGGTGCAAGCTGGGGCTTCGAGGTGACGGTGCCGGACGGCTATCGCGGCGGTTCGGGACGCGGCGGCAAACGCCCTTTCTCGGCCTGGAAAGCCGCCGGCATCGAACGCGCCGATGGACGTGCCATGCCGTCCGAGGGCGCGGCCGGCCTCATCATGCCTGCGGGGCGCAACGGGCCCGGCTTCCTGGTCACCCGCAATTTCGATGCGATCTATTCCTATAACGCTGCCGAATCCTACGCGCTTGCCATCTCCTTGCTGTCGGATCGCCTCAAGGGCGGCGGGCCGCTCGCCGGCACCTGGCCGACCAATGATCGCGGCCTCTCACGCGCCGAGCGCAAGGAGGTGCAGACGCTGCTGACCCGGCGCGGTTATGATGTGGGCACGCCGGATGGCGCGGTCGGCGCCAAGACGCGCGATGCCATCAAAAGCTATGAGGGAAAGCTCGGTTTGCCCCAGACCGGACGTCCGGGCGGGGTGGTGCTCGACGCGCTTCGGGCCGGAAGGTAG